The Xenopus tropicalis strain Nigerian chromosome 2, UCB_Xtro_10.0, whole genome shotgun sequence genome window below encodes:
- the folh1 gene encoding putative N-acetylated-alpha-linked acidic dipeptidase isoform X1, which yields MLRLLSSEEQETQTALKGLSSRNLLTLALGAVIFLLFGFIIGWFAKPNTSALPVQTHQSMRNVFWDEMKAENIKQYLHNFSQVPHLAGTQENFRLAQQIQAQWKEYGLDKVELAHYDILLSYPNESNPNYISIVDEHGYEVYNTSLFEPPPPGYENISDVVPPYNAYSAPGTPEGELVYVNYGRTEDFHYLERNLNISCHGKIVIARYGKIFRGNKVSNAQKAGAIGIILYSDPVDYCAPGVEPYPDGWNLPGGGAQRGNVLNLNGAGDPLTPGYPAKEYTYRYNEKDGVGLPRIPVHPIGYHDAEALLRFMGGTPPPDQSWIGGLNVSYNIGPGYNESHKLLKVRMRIHTFNEIRRVYNVIGTIRGAEEPDRYVILGGHRDAWVFGGIDPQSGAAVVNEIVRSAGKLNKQGWRPRRTMMFASWDAEEFGLLGSTEWAEENVKMLQERAVAYINADASVEGNYTLRIDCTPLMYQLVYRLTKEINSPDEGFEGKSLYESWHQKDNWTEYKDCPRINKLGSGNDFEVFFQRIGVASGRARYTKNRKEGRFSGYPVYHSVYETSEIVDRFYDPLYKNHLAVAKVRGGLVLELADSLVLPFDGQDYAEALKNYANIIFNMAQKHQAKLQEYSISFEPLFSAIANFTENVKSFNMRLTQLDSSNPIAVRSVNDQLMYLERAFIDPLGLPGRPFYRHVIFAPSSHNKYAGESFPGIYDALFDIENKPDEITAWEEVKRQISIAAFTVQAAGETLKEPA from the exons ATGTTGCGACTGCTGAGCAGCGAGGAGCAGGAAACCCAAACGGCGCTGAAAGGTCTGAGCTCACGGAACCTGCTGACTTTGGCCCTCGGGGCGGTGATCTTCCTCCTTTTTGGATTCATTATAG GATGGTTTGCCAAACCCAACACAAGCGCCCTCCCAGTCCAAACGCATCAGAGTATGAGAAATGTATTCTGGGATGAAATGAAAGCAGAAAACATAAAACAGTACTTACA CAATTTCAGCCAAGTCCCACATCTAGCAGGAACACAAGAGAATTTCCGTCTCGCACAGCAGATTCAAGCCCAGTGGAAAGAGTACGGTCTGGATAAAGTAGAGCTGGCTCATTATGACATTCTATTATCGTACCCCAACGAGAGCAACCCCAATTACATCTCTATTGTAGATGAACATGGATATGAG GTTTACAATACATCATTATTTGAACCTCCTCCACCAGGATATGAAAATATTTCAGATGTCGTTCCACCATACAATGCCTATTCAGCACCTGGAACCCCAGAG GGGGAGCTGGTATATGTGAATTACGGCCGCACAGAGGACTTTCACTATCTGGAAAGGAATTTAAATATCAGCTGCCATGGGAAGATAGTTATTGCCAGATATGGAAAGATTTTCAGAGGGAATAAG GTTAGCAATGCACAAAAAGCTGGTGCCATAGGCATTATCCTCTATTCCGATCCAGTAGATTACTGTGCTCCTGGTGTAGAACCTTATCCAGATGGTTGGAACCTTCCAGGCGGTGGTGCCCAACGTGGAAATGTCCTTAATCTGAATGGTGCAGGAGACCCACTTACCCCTGGTTATCCTGCAAAAG AATACACATACCGATATAATGAAAAGGATGGCGTAGGGCTCCCAAGAATTCCAGTGCATCCTATAGGATACCATGATGCCGAGGCCCTGCTGCG GTTCATGGGAGGTACGCCTCCCCCAGACCAAAGCTGGATAGGAGGTCTCAATGTCTCTTACAATATTGGTCCAGGATATAATGAAAGCCACAAACTATT AAAGGTCAGAATGCGTATCCACACCTTCAACGAAATCCGAAGAGTTTACAATGTAATCGGCACCATTAGAGGAGCTGAGGAGCCAG acAGATATGTGATCCTTGGTGGCCATCGAGATGCTTGGGTTTTTGGTGGCATTGACCCACAAAGTGGAGCTGCTGTTGTCAATGAGATTGTAAGAAGTGCTGGAAAACTGAATAAGCAag GATGGAGGCCACGAAGAACAATGATGTTTGCCAGCTGGGATGCAGAGGAGTTTGGGTTATTGGGGTCTACAGAATGGGCAGAG GAAAATGTGAAAATGTTACAGGAACGTGCTGTAGCCTATATCAATGCTGATGCCTCTGTGGAAG GGAATTATACTCTGAGAATTGACTGCACGCCTCTGATGTACCAGCTAGTCTACCGTTTGACTAAAGAG ATTAACAGCCCAGATGAGGGGTTTGAAGGAAAATCGCTCTATGAAAGTTGGCACCAGAAAGACAACTGGACAGAATACAAAGATTGCCCAAG GATAAACAAGTTGGGCTCTGGAAACGATTTTGAAGTATTTTTCCAGCGAATTGGCGTTGCGTCTGGCAGAGCTCGTTATACTAAAAATAGG AAGGAAGGAAGGTTCAGCGGTTACCCTGTATATCACAGTGTTTATGAGACATCGGAGATAGTTGATAGATTCTACGACCCCCTCTATAAGAACCATCTGGCTGTAGCCAAGGTACGGGGAGGCCTTGTACTGGAACTTGCTGATTCCCTGGTGCTTCCATTTGATGGCCAAGACTACGCTGAGGCACTGAAGAATTATGCCAATATCATTTTTAATATGGCACAGAAACATCAAGCAAAGCTTCAGGAGTACAGCATATCCTTTG AAcctctgttttctgcaattgcaaATTTTACAGAAAATGTGAAGTCATTTAACATGAGATTGACACAGCTTGACTCATCAAA CCCCATAGCAGTGAGGTCTGTGAATGACCAGCTGATGTATCTGGAGCGAGCTTTTATTGATCCACTTGGGTTACCCGGAAGACCATTTTATCG GCACGTCATCTTCGCTCCGAGCAGCCATAACAAGTACGCGGGCGAGTCCTTCCCTGGGATATACGACGCCCTGTTCGACATAGAGAACAAACCAGATGAGATCACAGCTTGGGAGGAAGTCAAGAGACAAATCTCAATCGCTGCCTTCACTGTGCAAGCGGCTGGAGAGACTTTAAAGGAACCCGCGTAG
- the folh1 gene encoding putative N-acetylated-alpha-linked acidic dipeptidase isoform X2, producing the protein MLRLLSSEEQETQTALKGLSSRNLLTLALGAVIFLLFGFIIGWFAKPNTSALPVQTHQSMRNVFWDEMKAENIKQYLHNFSQVPHLAGTQENFRLAQQIQAQWKEYGLDKVELAHYDILLSYPNESNPNYISIVDEHGYEVYNTSLFEPPPPGYENISDVVPPYNAYSAPGTPEGELVYVNYGRTEDFHYLERNLNISCHGKIVIARYGKIFRGNKVSNAQKAGAIGIILYSDPVDYCAPGVEPYPDGWNLPGGGAQRGNVLNLNGAGDPLTPGYPAKEYTYRYNEKDGVGLPRIPVHPIGYHDAEALLRFMGGTPPPDQSWIGGLNVSYNIGPGYNESHKLLKVRMRIHTFNEIRRVYNVIGTIRGAEEPDRYVILGGHRDAWVFGGIDPQSGAAVVNEIVRSAGKLNKQGWRPRRTMMFASWDAEEFGLLGSTEWAEENVKMLQERAVAYINADASVEGNYTLRIDCTPLMYQLVYRLTKEINSPDEGFEGKSLYESWHQKDNWTEYKDCPRINKLGSGNDFEVFFQRIGVASGRARYTKNREGRFSGYPVYHSVYETSEIVDRFYDPLYKNHLAVAKVRGGLVLELADSLVLPFDGQDYAEALKNYANIIFNMAQKHQAKLQEYSISFEPLFSAIANFTENVKSFNMRLTQLDSSNPIAVRSVNDQLMYLERAFIDPLGLPGRPFYRHVIFAPSSHNKYAGESFPGIYDALFDIENKPDEITAWEEVKRQISIAAFTVQAAGETLKEPA; encoded by the exons ATGTTGCGACTGCTGAGCAGCGAGGAGCAGGAAACCCAAACGGCGCTGAAAGGTCTGAGCTCACGGAACCTGCTGACTTTGGCCCTCGGGGCGGTGATCTTCCTCCTTTTTGGATTCATTATAG GATGGTTTGCCAAACCCAACACAAGCGCCCTCCCAGTCCAAACGCATCAGAGTATGAGAAATGTATTCTGGGATGAAATGAAAGCAGAAAACATAAAACAGTACTTACA CAATTTCAGCCAAGTCCCACATCTAGCAGGAACACAAGAGAATTTCCGTCTCGCACAGCAGATTCAAGCCCAGTGGAAAGAGTACGGTCTGGATAAAGTAGAGCTGGCTCATTATGACATTCTATTATCGTACCCCAACGAGAGCAACCCCAATTACATCTCTATTGTAGATGAACATGGATATGAG GTTTACAATACATCATTATTTGAACCTCCTCCACCAGGATATGAAAATATTTCAGATGTCGTTCCACCATACAATGCCTATTCAGCACCTGGAACCCCAGAG GGGGAGCTGGTATATGTGAATTACGGCCGCACAGAGGACTTTCACTATCTGGAAAGGAATTTAAATATCAGCTGCCATGGGAAGATAGTTATTGCCAGATATGGAAAGATTTTCAGAGGGAATAAG GTTAGCAATGCACAAAAAGCTGGTGCCATAGGCATTATCCTCTATTCCGATCCAGTAGATTACTGTGCTCCTGGTGTAGAACCTTATCCAGATGGTTGGAACCTTCCAGGCGGTGGTGCCCAACGTGGAAATGTCCTTAATCTGAATGGTGCAGGAGACCCACTTACCCCTGGTTATCCTGCAAAAG AATACACATACCGATATAATGAAAAGGATGGCGTAGGGCTCCCAAGAATTCCAGTGCATCCTATAGGATACCATGATGCCGAGGCCCTGCTGCG GTTCATGGGAGGTACGCCTCCCCCAGACCAAAGCTGGATAGGAGGTCTCAATGTCTCTTACAATATTGGTCCAGGATATAATGAAAGCCACAAACTATT AAAGGTCAGAATGCGTATCCACACCTTCAACGAAATCCGAAGAGTTTACAATGTAATCGGCACCATTAGAGGAGCTGAGGAGCCAG acAGATATGTGATCCTTGGTGGCCATCGAGATGCTTGGGTTTTTGGTGGCATTGACCCACAAAGTGGAGCTGCTGTTGTCAATGAGATTGTAAGAAGTGCTGGAAAACTGAATAAGCAag GATGGAGGCCACGAAGAACAATGATGTTTGCCAGCTGGGATGCAGAGGAGTTTGGGTTATTGGGGTCTACAGAATGGGCAGAG GAAAATGTGAAAATGTTACAGGAACGTGCTGTAGCCTATATCAATGCTGATGCCTCTGTGGAAG GGAATTATACTCTGAGAATTGACTGCACGCCTCTGATGTACCAGCTAGTCTACCGTTTGACTAAAGAG ATTAACAGCCCAGATGAGGGGTTTGAAGGAAAATCGCTCTATGAAAGTTGGCACCAGAAAGACAACTGGACAGAATACAAAGATTGCCCAAG GATAAACAAGTTGGGCTCTGGAAACGATTTTGAAGTATTTTTCCAGCGAATTGGCGTTGCGTCTGGCAGAGCTCGTTATACTAAAAATAGG GAAGGAAGGTTCAGCGGTTACCCTGTATATCACAGTGTTTATGAGACATCGGAGATAGTTGATAGATTCTACGACCCCCTCTATAAGAACCATCTGGCTGTAGCCAAGGTACGGGGAGGCCTTGTACTGGAACTTGCTGATTCCCTGGTGCTTCCATTTGATGGCCAAGACTACGCTGAGGCACTGAAGAATTATGCCAATATCATTTTTAATATGGCACAGAAACATCAAGCAAAGCTTCAGGAGTACAGCATATCCTTTG AAcctctgttttctgcaattgcaaATTTTACAGAAAATGTGAAGTCATTTAACATGAGATTGACACAGCTTGACTCATCAAA CCCCATAGCAGTGAGGTCTGTGAATGACCAGCTGATGTATCTGGAGCGAGCTTTTATTGATCCACTTGGGTTACCCGGAAGACCATTTTATCG GCACGTCATCTTCGCTCCGAGCAGCCATAACAAGTACGCGGGCGAGTCCTTCCCTGGGATATACGACGCCCTGTTCGACATAGAGAACAAACCAGATGAGATCACAGCTTGGGAGGAAGTCAAGAGACAAATCTCAATCGCTGCCTTCACTGTGCAAGCGGCTGGAGAGACTTTAAAGGAACCCGCGTAG
- the LOC101733280 gene encoding acrosin, with the protein MSPEIPSIYSFTDCGNRPKVKNFQRGVRIIGGHHTQAGAWPWAVSIQHGNGKDYTHFCGGSILNVKWVLTAASCFTKYKNSLNTLRLVFGAHHLARLGPEVQFGKIKQLIIHENYSPIERPTHDIALVELEAAIKYNDYTQPACIPAITVNVEEKDDCYVSAWGFLNESPTETLTIMQEAQVNIIPKKTCNSKQWYKGKIKDFSLCAHYTSENSDSCLGDVGGPLTCRRIDAYTYMVVGIAGSGYGCPKEKQPHVYTATQHYIEWIGVKIYGDKNTQVKVERSKRSEPQLISFPHLITQSPTTEDQVTLFPLQTTPFLQTKKLKRYLANAFELKAAAQFKTTVNPNEDPASSIQNPSAPTPLLDSQLFVDTSPAQNVQVTPTPEPAFVDLLQSLWHSLMKMYRHIIAYVRGLTNGHQADFS; encoded by the exons ATGTCTCC TGAGATCCCCAGTATATATTCATTTACAGATTGTGGAAACAGGCCTAAGGTTAAGAACTTCCAACGCGGCGTTCGGATTATTGGGGGACATCACACCCAAGCCGGAGCCTGGCCCTGGGCAGTGAGCATCCAGCACGGAAATGGGAAGGATTATACACATTTCTGTGGTGGCTCCATTTTGAATGTCAAATGGGTCCTAACGGCGGCGAGCTGCTTCACCaaatataaaaa TTCTCTCAACACGTTGAGACTGGTATTTGGAGCCCACCATCTCGCTCGATTGGGTCCAGAAGTCCAGTTTGGAAAGATTAAACAGCTGATAATCCATGAAAACTACTCCCCTATAGAAAGGCCAACTCATGACATTGCTCTGGTTGAGCTGGAAGCGGCCATCAAATATAATGACTACACCCAGCCGGCCTGTATACCGGCTATAACGGTTAACGTGGAGGAAAAGGACGACTGCTACGTATCAGCTTGGGGTTTTCTGAACGAATCAC cgaCAGAAACTTTAACTATCATGCAAGAAGCCCAAGTGAATATTATCCCTAAAAAGACGTGCAATAGCAAGCAATGGTATAAAGGCAAAATCAAAGACTTCAGCCTGTGTGCCCATTATACGTCAGAGAATAGCGACAGCTGCCTG GGTGATGTAGGAGGCCCTCTTACATGCAGGAGAATAGATGCTTATACCTATATGGTGGTTGGAATAGCAGGCTCGGGATATGGCTGTCCCAAAGAGAAGCAGCCTCATGTTTACACCGCTACCCAACACTACATTGAGTGGATTGGTGTCAAGATCTACGGCGACAAAAACACACAAGTGAAAGTCGAAAGGTCAAAGAGGTCTGAACCACAACTGATCTCTTTTCCCCATTTAATTACTCAGTCGCCGACAACAGAGGATCAAGTTACCTTGTTCCCGTTACAGACAACTCCATTTTTACAAACCAAAAAACTGAAGCGATACCTGGCTAATGCATTTGAGCTTAAAGCAGCCGCTCAGTTTAAAACAACGGTAAATCCAAATGAAGATCCAGCGAGTTCTATTCAGAATCCTAGTGCACCAACACCTCTGCTAGATAGCCAACTTTTTGTGGATACAAGTCCAGCTCAGAATGTCCAGGTTACACCAACACCAGAACCTGCATTCGTGGACCTGCTCCAATCCTTATGGCACAGTTTGATGAAAATGTACAGACATATAATTGCATATGTACGCGGACTCACTAATGGACACCAAGCAGACTTCAGCTAA